CGGCCGGGCCGCTTCGACCGTCAGATCGTCGTCGATCGCCCCGACATCAAGGGCCGCCGGCAGATCCTCGACGTCCACTCCAAGGGTAAGCCGCTCTCCGACGACATCGACATGGACGCCATCGCCCGGTCCACGCCCGGGTTCACCGGGGCCGATCTGGCCAACACGATCAACGAGGCTGCCCTGCTCGCCGCCCGCCGGGAGAAGGATCTGATCAGCCAGGCGGAACTCGAAGAGGCGATCGACCGGGTGATCGCCGGTCCCGAGCGCCGCAGCCGGGTGATGACCGAAGAGGACAAGAAGGTGACTGCCTACCACGAGGGAGGCCACGCCCTCGTCGGGTACGCCCTGCCCAAGGCGGACCCGATCCACAAGGTGACGATCATCCCCAGGGGTCGTGCCGGTGGCTACACCATGGCGCTGCCCATGGAGGACAAGAACTACATGCGCCGCAGCGAGCTCACCGACAAGCTGGCCATGCTGATGGGCGGCCGCACCGCCGAGGAGCTGATCTTCATCGATCCGACGACCGGCGCCTCCAACGACATCGAGCAGGCCACGATGATCGCCCGTCGCATGGTGATGGAATACGGGATGAGTGACCGGCTCGGGCCGATGAAGTACGGGCAGCCGGAGGCCGAGGTCTTCCTCGGTCGCGACTTCGCCCGGGGCCAGGACTACTCCAACGAGGTGGCCTCCGCCATCGACGAGGAGGTCCGTCACCTGATCACCCAGGCACACGATGAGGCGAGGGCGATCCTCACCGAGCATCGGGAGGCACTCGACCGCCTCGCCGCCACCCTCATCGAGAAAGAGACGCTCTCCGGGGATCAGGTCGCCGAGGTGCTCCACGACGTCCCCAAGTGGGTGCACGCCGCCAACGGCTCCAAGCGCCTCCAGGCGCCCAACGGCAAGTCGTCGCGTTCTCGGGTCACCACCGCCGCGCAACGCGTTGCCGACAAGGGTTCGGGCTGACGACCACAGCCCGATTCGACGGTTGGCGATCGCGCCGAACCGGATGGAACGGCACACCGGCGGTCGTGCTCATGGGGGTACTCAACGTCACTCCCGACTCCTTCTCCGACGGCGGCAGGTTCTCTGATCCCGACCAGGCGATCGCTGTCGGCCTCACCATGTGGGACGACGGAGCCGACATCGTCGACGTCGGTGGTGAGTCCACCCGACCCGGATCCGACGGCGTCGATGCCGCCACCGAGATCGACCGGGTGCTTCCGGTCGTGTCGGCATTGGCTGCCGGCGGGGTGGCCGTCTCGATCGACACCTCCAAGCCCGAGGTCGCCGCGGCGGCACTCGACGCCGGTGCCGTCGTGGTCAACGACGTGACCGCCTTTTCCGACGTGGCGATGGCTCAGGTGGCGGCCTCGAGCGGGTGCGGCGTGGTCTTGATGCACATGCTGGGGGAGCCCCGCACCATGCAGCAGGAACCGACCTACGGGGACGTCGTGCAGGAGGTGCGCGACCATCTGGTGGGCCGAGCCGCCGACGTCATCGCCGCCGGGGTCGATCCGTTCCACATCGCGCTCGACCCGGGGATCGGGTTCGGCAAGACCGTCGACCACAACCTCCGGTTGCTCTCGGAGGGCGTTCGGACGCTCGCCGCCACTGGCCATCCGGTACTCGTCGGCGCCTCACGCAAGTCGTTCCTCGGTGCCATCACCGGGGAAGCGGAGGCCGCCGAACGTGCCCCGGAGACGATCGCCGCGCATGCCCTGGCGATCGCTGCGGGCGCCTCCATCATCCGCACCCATGACGTCGCCTTCGGGGTGCGTTCCAGTCTCGTGGCCACCGCTATCGTGCGCGGGGTGGTGGAGCAGTGATGACGGGTCTCGAACCCCGCGACTTCACATGGGTGATCTCCGGTCGGCTGGCCGTGTCAGAACGCATCGGCGGCTACGGTTTTCAGCATCGGCGGGTGCGCCGTGAAGAGGAGATCACCTGGATCAAACGCGCCGGGGTCAACACCGTCCTGTCGCTTCTCGAGGGAAATCAGAACATCGCCGCCTACGAAGAAGCCGGCCTGCGGGCTCACAGTGTCCCGCTCCTCGAGGTCGATCGTGAGGCCGCCGAGCCCGTCTACAGGGCGATCGGCCAGCTGCTCGCCGAGCCCCGCATCGTGCTCCTGGTGCACCGCGACATCATCGACGACGCCGTAGCCGGGGTCCTGGCCGGCTACCTCGTGTACTCGGGGAAGGTGACCGATCCGATCATGGCCACCGCCGTGGTCCAGGAGATCCTGGGCCGGCCGCTCGGTCCCGACGCTCGGGCGCTGATCCCGCAACCTTCGGGGGCCTGAGACGCGGGCCGCCATCGGCCTCGGGTCGAACCTCGGTGATCGCCTGGCAGTGCTGACGGGCGCGGTGGGAGAGTTCCGACGCCTGGGTGAGGTGGTGGCGGTGTCGGGAGTGTGGGAGACCGCGCCGATCGGCGGACCGCCCCAGGACGACTACCTGAACGCGGTGGTCGTGGTGCGCACCGTGCTCGGCCCGGTGCCGCTGATGCAACGGCTGCTCGCCATCGAAGCCGCGGCGGGAAGAGAGCGTGGCGAGCGCTCGGCGCCGCGCACGCTCGACCTCGACCTGCTGCTGTACGGCGATGCCGAGATCGACGCCCCCGGCCTCACCGTCCCCCACCCCCGCATGCACGCCCGACGCTTCGTCTTGGAACCCCTCGCCGAGGCGTGGCCCGGAGTCGTGATCCCTGGCCACGGCACCGTGGAGGAACTGTTGGAGAGTGTTCAGGATCAGCGGGCCTCATCACGCGGTCCCCTCCCCTGAAGGGGGAGGTGGCAGCGGCCGCAGGTCGCTGACGGAGGGGGAGGGTTGGCGCGTCGCGAGGTTCACGTAGTGATCGCCCTCCCCCCTCCCCGCCGCTCGCTCCGCTCCCGGCGGTACTCCCCCCTTCGGGGGGAGGAACCGCAGGGGGGCTAGGCGGCCGACGGCCACACGCTCAACGGGCAACCGGCAACAGGTAACCTCTCACTTGGCTGGTACCCATAGAGGACTGGAACCCATGGATCTCATCGTGCTCGGCCCGGGACGGGCCGGGACTGCCATCGGCCTCGTCGCCGTTGCCTCCGGACACCGCATCGTCGGTGTCGCCGCGCGCGACACCGACGCCGCCGAAACGGCCGCCGAGCGCCTCGGGTCGCGGCCGCTCGTCTGGGGTGACCGGCTTCCGACCGCCGACCTCCTGGTGGTCGCGGTGCGCGACGGGGCGATCGCCGAGGTGGCCGACGAGTACGCCGACCGGGCGGCCAGCGTCGAGGGAGCCACGCACCTCTCCGGCCTCGTCCCGCCCGACGCGCTGTCCCCCCTCGGTGTTCCCGTCGCTGCCTTCCATCCCCTCCAGACGATCCCGACGGCCGAGGCTGGCGCCGAGCGCCTTCCCGGCGCCTTCATCGGGATCACTTCGGACGACGACCTCCTCAGCGACCGTCTGTTCGGTCTGGCGCGTTCGTTCGGTTCCCGGCCGTTCGAGTTGCCCAATGAGGCGCGGGCCGTCTATCACGCGGCTGCGGCCGCTTCCGCCAACTACACGATCGCCGCCCTCGCCGTGGCCCACCGGCTGTTTGCTGCCGCCGGTGTGGACTCCGCGGTGGCCGAGCCCCTGGTGCGGGCCGTCGTCGACAACGCCCTCGCCATGGGCCCGCTGGAAGCCCTGACCGGCCCGATCGCCCGCCACGACGTCGAGACGGTTCGGGCTCAGGTGGAAGCGGTGCGCGCGGCCGCGCCCGACGTCGCCGGGGCCTTCGAGGCAATGGCGATCGCCACCGGCATCGTGGCCGATGCCACCGACACGGTGAGGGAGGCACTGCGATGAGGGTGGCTCGAACGTTTGGCGAGGCCCGCACCACCGCGGATGGCCGGGTCGCTCTCATCCCCACCATGGGTGCCCTTCACGAGGGGCACCTGGCGCTGGTCGACACCGCCCGCGCTGCCGACCCGGACACGGTGATGATGAGCGTCTTCGTCAACCCGATCCAGTTCGACGACCCCGCCGACCTAGAACGCTATCCCCGCGACCTGGAGCGCGACACCGCCCTCGCCGAAGCGGCCGGGGTGGGTGTTCTCTTCGCTCCATCCGTCGAGGAGATGTACCCGCAGGAGCCGGTGGTCCGGGTGAGTGCCGGGCCGTTGGGTGAGCCGATGGAGGGCCGCCGCAAGGGGCACTTCGACGGGGTCGCCACCGTGGTGACCAAGCTGTTCGCTGGGCTACAGCCCTCGGCGGCGGTCTTCGGGCGCAAGGACGCCCAGCAGGTGGCGGTGATCCGACGTCTCGTCGTCGACCTGTCGTTCCCGGTCCGGGTGCTGCCAGCCCCGACGCTGCGGGAGCCCGACGGCCTCGCCCTGTCGAGCCGCAATGTGTTCCTCGACGACCGCGAGGGGGCACTGGGCCTGTCGCGTGGGCTGTTTGCCGCGGCTGAC
Above is a window of Acidimicrobiia bacterium DNA encoding:
- the ftsH gene encoding ATP-dependent zinc metalloprotease FtsH, translating into MIVVTVAITLVNTFVGSATAPEDITLDRFQSHLSAGDIVSVTIRQRSNTVEGEFTEALGGGTFKASFPDGYEGDLTVLILDSGVSVEVQSEDPSVLQWFVGTILPYLLIFGIFIFILMQMQGGGSRVMQFGKAKAKQVTRDMPKVTFKDVAGAEEAVEELEEIKEFLQKPQKFRAMGAKIPKGVLLYGPPGTGKTLLARAVAGEAGVPFFSISGSDFVEMFVGVGASRVRDLFEQAKAQAPAIIFVDEIDAVGRHRGAGLGGGHDEREQTLNQLLVEMDGFDVKTGVILIAATNRPDILDPALLRPGRFDRQIVVDRPDIKGRRQILDVHSKGKPLSDDIDMDAIARSTPGFTGADLANTINEAALLAARREKDLISQAELEEAIDRVIAGPERRSRVMTEEDKKVTAYHEGGHALVGYALPKADPIHKVTIIPRGRAGGYTMALPMEDKNYMRRSELTDKLAMLMGGRTAEELIFIDPTTGASNDIEQATMIARRMVMEYGMSDRLGPMKYGQPEAEVFLGRDFARGQDYSNEVASAIDEEVRHLITQAHDEARAILTEHREALDRLAATLIEKETLSGDQVAEVLHDVPKWVHAANGSKRLQAPNGKSSRSRVTTAAQRVADKGSG
- the panC gene encoding pantoate--beta-alanine ligase — protein: MRVARTFGEARTTADGRVALIPTMGALHEGHLALVDTARAADPDTVMMSVFVNPIQFDDPADLERYPRDLERDTALAEAAGVGVLFAPSVEEMYPQEPVVRVSAGPLGEPMEGRRKGHFDGVATVVTKLFAGLQPSAAVFGRKDAQQVAVIRRLVVDLSFPVRVLPAPTLREPDGLALSSRNVFLDDREGALGLSRGLFAAADAIEGGLEDGSAAEAIVAEAVADAGAQLHYASLVDAATLEPVDRVRDGTVLAVAAQVGEVRLIDNVHIDGDGTVDRGRLLTRPSTLTGGG
- a CDS encoding DUF2520 domain-containing protein translates to MDLIVLGPGRAGTAIGLVAVASGHRIVGVAARDTDAAETAAERLGSRPLVWGDRLPTADLLVVAVRDGAIAEVADEYADRAASVEGATHLSGLVPPDALSPLGVPVAAFHPLQTIPTAEAGAERLPGAFIGITSDDDLLSDRLFGLARSFGSRPFELPNEARAVYHAAAAASANYTIAALAVAHRLFAAAGVDSAVAEPLVRAVVDNALAMGPLEALTGPIARHDVETVRAQVEAVRAAAPDVAGAFEAMAIATGIVADATDTVREALR
- the folK gene encoding 2-amino-4-hydroxy-6-hydroxymethyldihydropteridine diphosphokinase encodes the protein MGLGSNLGDRLAVLTGAVGEFRRLGEVVAVSGVWETAPIGGPPQDDYLNAVVVVRTVLGPVPLMQRLLAIEAAAGRERGERSAPRTLDLDLLLYGDAEIDAPGLTVPHPRMHARRFVLEPLAEAWPGVVIPGHGTVEELLESVQDQRASSRGPLP
- the folP gene encoding dihydropteroate synthase, giving the protein MGVLNVTPDSFSDGGRFSDPDQAIAVGLTMWDDGADIVDVGGESTRPGSDGVDAATEIDRVLPVVSALAAGGVAVSIDTSKPEVAAAALDAGAVVVNDVTAFSDVAMAQVAASSGCGVVLMHMLGEPRTMQQEPTYGDVVQEVRDHLVGRAADVIAAGVDPFHIALDPGIGFGKTVDHNLRLLSEGVRTLAATGHPVLVGASRKSFLGAITGEAEAAERAPETIAAHALAIAAGASIIRTHDVAFGVRSSLVATAIVRGVVEQ